The sequence GCCGAAAAACTCCAGACAGCAGGTGGCCTTTTCCTCATAGGCTTCATAAAGGATGAATTCTGCGGATGTGATGACACCGTCGCAGCCTTCCTTCTGGATACCGGGAACCCCTGCCAGTGCCTTATTGGTGATATCCTTCCAAAGGCCGGGCTTACGGATTTCACTGCCCAGTATGCGGATTTCCTCGGTGTCACGGGTTTTGAGATCTTTTACCGCATAGGCCACCACATCTTCTGGCTGAATTTTCCGCATGGGGTGGTTGGTCCGGCGGACCTCCAGAAAACGACCATCGGGCATGGCGATTTTGAAGGCAATAAGATTGTCGATGGCCGTACCCCAGAGCACGGCGGTTTTACCACCAGCGTTTTCCGCAATATTACCGCCGATGGTGCAGGCCCAGGCAGAGGTGGGGTCCGTTGCAAAGACAAGATTTCTGGCTTCTGCCGCTTTCATGGCTGCTTCCGTGACCACACCGGCTTCAAGACGGATGACGGGCATGCTTGTTTCCGTGCCATCGTCTCCGGTAAAGGTCTGTTCATCGATGCCGTGGATGTGGTTGAGTTTTTCCGTATTCACCATGATGCAGCGATCCCGTACGGGGACAGATCCGCCGGTAAGACCTGTTCCGGCACCTCTGGGAATGGCATGCATGCCCATCTCTCCGATGGCGGCAAGAATCCGGGGAACCTGATGTTCCTCGGAAGGCCGCACCACGGCAAAGGGCAGACAGAGCCGCCAGTCCGTTGCATCCGTGGCGTGGCTGTTCAGACTGAAAGGGTCAAAATAAATGCTTTCCTCTCCCGTGATGGGGGCAAGGCGTTTTTTTACCTTGCGACGCAGGGCCTTGATCTCGCGGATTTCCTTCTGGAGCTCTTCAAGGCGGATATGGCAGCGGTCCAGTACGATCTGCACATCGGAATTGAGGGCCGCTTCGGCAACGGCCTTGAGATCTTTTCCCGCATTGGTAAAGAATTCCTTCTGTCTGCGGCGGGAATTGATGAGATCCTCGTAGACAAAGGGATTGCGACGGAGAATGAAAAGATCGCCTGCAAAGCGCATGAGTAGCTGGGCAGATCGGCCTGTAACCCTTTGATCTCTAAGGTTTTCAAGCACATGCCAGATGTCATTGCCAAGAATCTGGCAGATGATCTGCCTGTCATCGGCGGAAGTGTAATTGTACGGGATTTCCCGGTAATTGACGTTCATGGGGCAGACCTCCCGGATATTGCAGTACGGATGCAGAGCATCCTGCTTGTTTTAAAAAGGAAAAAAAGGGAAACAAACCCGCATAGGGGACGTTTCCCGGCAGGAGAATCCGGCCTGAATCTGCCGGATTCCGACTTTACAGCCCGTATGTTCCTATCATTTTATACAGGGAAAAGGCAAGGAGAGGTCTAGTCCGCTTCCCTTGTTTTCAAGAAGAGAACATCCGGCCACTGTTCCTCCACAAATCCCAGCTGCCATTCCGTTGTGGTGAGGAATGTGAGGTGCCCTTCGGCGTCTCTTGCAAGGTTGTGGCTGTGTTTTTTTTCAAATTCCGCAAATTTTTTGGGATCTTCACAGCGGATCCAGCGGGCTATGCCAAAGCTGACATTTTCATAGATGGCATCCACGCTGTATTCTGCCTTGAGACGGTGCATGGTCACGTCAAACTGCAGGGAACCCACAGCCCCCAGAATGTAATCCGGAGCATTGAGAGGGCGGAAAAACTGGACCGCACCTTCTTCGGCCAGCTGGGTAAGGCCTTTCTGCAGCTGTTTCAGCTTTAAGGGATTCTTCAGGATGACCCTGCGGAATATTTCCGGGGCAAAGTTGGGAATGCCTGTGAATTTCAGCGGTTCTCTGGCGGAAAAGGTGTCTCCGATTTTCACGGTTCCGTGGTTGTGCACACCAATGATGTCTCCGGGCCAGGCTTCATCCACATGGCTTCTGTCCTGGGCCATGAAGATGGTGGCATTGCTGATGGTGATTTCCTTGCCAAGGCGGTGGTGCATGACCTTCATACCCCGGGTGAATTTTCCGGAACAAATGCGTACAAAGGCAATACGGTCTCTGTGGGCCGGGTCCATGTTGGCCTGAATTTTAAAGGCAAACCCAGAGAAGTTTTCTTCATCGGGAGAAACCATACGTGTGGTCGTGGCTCTGGGAGAAGGGGCGGGTGCCATTTCCACAAAGGCGTCCAGCAGTTCGCGCACACCAAAGTTGTTGATGGCGGAGCCGAAGAAAACCGGTGTCTGGGAGCCGGAGAGATAGTGGTGCATCTCAAAGGGGCTGGCCGCTCCTTCCAACAGCTCGATGTCTTCCCGCAGTTCATCGGCCTGTGACCCTAAAAGCTTATCCAGCACGGGATCGCTGAGGTCTTTGATGGTAACGACTTCCTTTGGTTTGTTGTCTTCGCCCGGGTTGAAAAGGGAAATCTCTTTTTTGTAAAGATTGTACACACCTTTAAACCGTTTGCCCATACCGATGGGCCAGGACAT comes from Desulfobotulus pelophilus and encodes:
- a CDS encoding peptide chain release factor 3 codes for the protein MTRPNSKIAQEVAMRRTFGIISHPDAGKTTLTEKLLLFGGAIQTAGAVKAKKAQRHATSDWMAIEQERGISVTTSVMKFNYRDYEVNLLDTPGHQDFSEDTYRVLTAVDSALMVIDSARGVETQTEKLMAVCRMRNTPIITFINKLDREGMFPLDILSDIEDKLQIECVPMSWPIGMGKRFKGVYNLYKKEISLFNPGEDNKPKEVVTIKDLSDPVLDKLLGSQADELREDIELLEGAASPFEMHHYLSGSQTPVFFGSAINNFGVRELLDAFVEMAPAPSPRATTTRMVSPDEENFSGFAFKIQANMDPAHRDRIAFVRICSGKFTRGMKVMHHRLGKEITISNATIFMAQDRSHVDEAWPGDIIGVHNHGTVKIGDTFSAREPLKFTGIPNFAPEIFRRVILKNPLKLKQLQKGLTQLAEEGAVQFFRPLNAPDYILGAVGSLQFDVTMHRLKAEYSVDAIYENVSFGIARWIRCEDPKKFAEFEKKHSHNLARDAEGHLTFLTTTEWQLGFVEEQWPDVLFLKTREAD